The following are from one region of the Arachis duranensis cultivar V14167 chromosome 10, aradu.V14167.gnm2.J7QH, whole genome shotgun sequence genome:
- the LOC107470279 gene encoding uncharacterized protein LOC107470279 isoform X3, producing the protein MNSVSIGSFHPITPPLCKFHQNLQLKHQQDYLCGSAFKFSSNSLKSKPIKPISTLLQATESDTDAQVSIPEGSASVVYIEEVVEKDWSILDSVESNSNVEFKRSIERIVSAGNVEEGSRVLVSTGSEEFVDTLVGLCKSLFVVHDSLLILALIKEKYDKVKCWQGEIVYVPEKWAPLDVVFLYFLPALPFKLDEILGSLAKKCSPVESFWIEPPILSTRFQIFLSILLLLSLSSPQFLPPLPPQFLTSIPP; encoded by the exons ATGAATTCTGTTTCTATAGGTTCCTTCCACCCCATAACCCCACCACTATGCAAATTCCACCAAAACCTTCAATTGAAGCACCAACAAGATTATCTCTGTGGCAGtgctttcaaattttcatcaaATTCCCTAAAATCAAAACCCATTAAGCCTATTTCAACTTTGCTGCAAGCCACTGAGTCAGACACAGATGCCCAAGTTTCAATCCCTGAGGGTTCTGCATCCGTTGTTTACATTGAAGAAGTTGTTGAAAAGGACTGGTCTATACTTGATTCTGTTGAGTCAAATTCTAATGTAGAATTCAAGAGAAGCATTGAACGTATTGTATCTGCTGGGAATGTTGAAGAGGGTTCAAGGGTCTTAGTTTCAACTGGGTCTGAAGAGTTTGTGGATACATTGGTGGGTTTGTGTAAGTCTCTTTTTGTGGTGCACGATTCACTTCTGATATTGGCTCTTATTAAAGAGAAATATGATAAGGTTAAGTGTTGGCAAGGAGAGATTGTGTATGTTCCAGAGAAATGGGCTCCTCTTGATGttgtttttctctattttcttccTGCTTTGCCCTTCAAACTTGATGAGATTTTGGGGTCTTTGGCTAAGAAATGTTCACCTG TAGAGAGCTTCTGGATCGAGCCACCTATCTTATCAACACGTTTTCAGATCTTTCTCTCTATACTGTTGTTGCTGTCATTGTCGTCGCCGCAGTTTTTGCCACCGTTGCCGCCACAGTTTTTGACGTCAATCCCGCCGTAG
- the LOC107470279 gene encoding uncharacterized protein LOC107470279 isoform X2, giving the protein MNSVSIGSFHPITPPLCKFHQNLQLKHQQDYLCGSAFKFSSNSLKSKPIKPISTLLQATESDTDAQVSIPEGSASVVYIEEVVEKDWSILDSVESNSNVEFKRSIERIVSAGNVEEGSRVLVSTGSEEFVDTLVGLCKSLFVVHDSLLILALIKEKYDKVKCWQGEIVYVPEKWAPLDVVFLYFLPALPFKLDEILGSLAKKCSPGGRVIISHPQGRLVLEQQRKQYPEVVVSDLPDRTSLQIVADAHSFDLAEFVDEPGFYLAVLIAQELKN; this is encoded by the exons ATGAATTCTGTTTCTATAGGTTCCTTCCACCCCATAACCCCACCACTATGCAAATTCCACCAAAACCTTCAATTGAAGCACCAACAAGATTATCTCTGTGGCAGtgctttcaaattttcatcaaATTCCCTAAAATCAAAACCCATTAAGCCTATTTCAACTTTGCTGCAAGCCACTGAGTCAGACACAGATGCCCAAGTTTCAATCCCTGAGGGTTCTGCATCCGTTGTTTACATTGAAGAAGTTGTTGAAAAGGACTGGTCTATACTTGATTCTGTTGAGTCAAATTCTAATGTAGAATTCAAGAGAAGCATTGAACGTATTGTATCTGCTGGGAATGTTGAAGAGGGTTCAAGGGTCTTAGTTTCAACTGGGTCTGAAGAGTTTGTGGATACATTGGTGGGTTTGTGTAAGTCTCTTTTTGTGGTGCACGATTCACTTCTGATATTGGCTCTTATTAAAGAGAAATATGATAAGGTTAAGTGTTGGCAAGGAGAGATTGTGTATGTTCCAGAGAAATGGGCTCCTCTTGATGttgtttttctctattttcttccTGCTTTGCCCTTCAAACTTGATGAGATTTTGGGGTCTTTGGCTAAGAAATGTTCACCTG GTGGACGGGTGATTATCAGTCATCCGCAAGGGAGACTAGTGTTAGAACAGCAACGAAAGCAGTATCCGGAAGTTGTAGTTTCTGACCTACCTGATAGGACAAGTTTACAAATTGTTGCAGATGCTCATTCTTTTGATTTGGCTGAATTTGTAGACGAACCTGGCTTTTATTTGGCTGTTCTAATTGCCCAGGAGCTTAAAAACTAG
- the LOC107470280 gene encoding uncharacterized protein LOC107470280 isoform X2, translating to MLSSMRLQLRLQPSNEGVVVPHSKSAFATNIHKRVSLSCRKRATLPLSCSLAAQPHSHAPQQPLYTSTVVSSSPQLPQLRLSQRHITLLNVVACVTAICATWLFCSAIPTLLAFKRAAESLEKLMDTTREELPGTMAAIRLSGMEISDLTTELSDLGQEITQGVRSSTRAVRSAEQRLRRLATMSPPPSSGNGESQSRG from the exons ATGCTAAGTTCCATGCGACTGCAATTGCGATTACAACCTTCAAACGAAGGCGTTGTAGTTCCCCACTCTAAGAGCGCATTCGCCACCAACATTCACAAGCGTGTTAGCCTCTCGTGCAGAAAACGCGCCACACTACCACTCTCTTGCTCTTTGGCCGCACAACCACACTCTCACGCGCCACAACAACCGCTCTACACTTCCACCGTTGTGTCTTCCTCGCCGCAGCTTCCACAGCTTCGCCTCTCACAGCGCCACATCACTCTTCTCAACGTCGTCGCTTGCGTG ACAGCGATATGTGCCACGTGGCTATTTTGCTCCGCAATTCCTACACTTCTG GCTTTCAAGAGAGCAGCAGAATCACTGGAGAAGTTGATGGATACCACAAGAGAGGAGCTTCCTGGTACCATGGCTGCAATCCGTCTATCCGGCATGGAAATCAGTGACCTCACCACGGAGCTCAGTGATCTTGG GCAAGAGATTACTCAAGGTGTTAGAAGCTCCACACGCGCTGTTCGCTCGGCAGAGCAGAGGCTTCGCCGCTTGGCAACCATGTCTCCTCCTCCCTCTTCAG GCAATGGTGAGTCCCAAAGCAGAGGCTGA
- the LOC107470279 gene encoding uncharacterized protein LOC107470279 isoform X1 — MNSVSIGSFHPITPPLCKFHQNLQLKHQQDYLCGSAFKFSSNSLKSKPIKPISTLLQATESDTDAQVSIPEGSASVVYIEEVVEKDWSILDSVESNSNVEFKRSIERIVSAGNVEEGSRVLVSTGSEEFVDTLVGLCKSLFVVHDSLLILALIKEKYDKVKCWQGEIVYVPEKWAPLDVVFLYFLPALPFKLDEILGSLAKKCSPGGSCWRSKNWNCLTNNKDSCKLDCDGRGHLGKSSCLGISPSTYYCDTPQMSFSGYIGAISYGKTAANNNSRGRALY, encoded by the exons ATGAATTCTGTTTCTATAGGTTCCTTCCACCCCATAACCCCACCACTATGCAAATTCCACCAAAACCTTCAATTGAAGCACCAACAAGATTATCTCTGTGGCAGtgctttcaaattttcatcaaATTCCCTAAAATCAAAACCCATTAAGCCTATTTCAACTTTGCTGCAAGCCACTGAGTCAGACACAGATGCCCAAGTTTCAATCCCTGAGGGTTCTGCATCCGTTGTTTACATTGAAGAAGTTGTTGAAAAGGACTGGTCTATACTTGATTCTGTTGAGTCAAATTCTAATGTAGAATTCAAGAGAAGCATTGAACGTATTGTATCTGCTGGGAATGTTGAAGAGGGTTCAAGGGTCTTAGTTTCAACTGGGTCTGAAGAGTTTGTGGATACATTGGTGGGTTTGTGTAAGTCTCTTTTTGTGGTGCACGATTCACTTCTGATATTGGCTCTTATTAAAGAGAAATATGATAAGGTTAAGTGTTGGCAAGGAGAGATTGTGTATGTTCCAGAGAAATGGGCTCCTCTTGATGttgtttttctctattttcttccTGCTTTGCCCTTCAAACTTGATGAGATTTTGGGGTCTTTGGCTAAGAAATGTTCACCTG gTGGAAGTTGTTGGAGGAGTAAGAATTGGAATTGTTTGACTA ACAACAAAGATTCTTGCAAACTTGATTGTGATGGGAGGGGGCATCTTGGCAAGAGCAGTTGTTTAGGCATATCGCCAAGCACTTACTA CTGTGATACCCCCCAAATGAGCTTTAGTGGCTATATTGGAGCGATTTCATATGGGAAGACAGCCGCTAATAATAATAGCAGAGGCAGAGCTTTGTACTGA
- the LOC107470280 gene encoding uncharacterized protein LOC107470280 isoform X1 translates to MLSSMRLQLRLQPSNEGVVVPHSKSAFATNIHKRVSLSCRKRATLPLSCSLAAQPHSHAPQQPLYTSTVVSSSPQLPQLRLSQRHITLLNVVACVTAICATWLFCSAIPTLLAFKRAAESLEKLMDTTREELPGTMAAIRLSGMEISDLTTELSDLGQEITQGVRSSTRAVRSAEQRLRRLATMSPPPSSVSLQAMVSPKAEADSGGPGVARAARNMREGVVKGRAIMKMFFTLARFSKFALSYIGGRR, encoded by the exons ATGCTAAGTTCCATGCGACTGCAATTGCGATTACAACCTTCAAACGAAGGCGTTGTAGTTCCCCACTCTAAGAGCGCATTCGCCACCAACATTCACAAGCGTGTTAGCCTCTCGTGCAGAAAACGCGCCACACTACCACTCTCTTGCTCTTTGGCCGCACAACCACACTCTCACGCGCCACAACAACCGCTCTACACTTCCACCGTTGTGTCTTCCTCGCCGCAGCTTCCACAGCTTCGCCTCTCACAGCGCCACATCACTCTTCTCAACGTCGTCGCTTGCGTG ACAGCGATATGTGCCACGTGGCTATTTTGCTCCGCAATTCCTACACTTCTG GCTTTCAAGAGAGCAGCAGAATCACTGGAGAAGTTGATGGATACCACAAGAGAGGAGCTTCCTGGTACCATGGCTGCAATCCGTCTATCCGGCATGGAAATCAGTGACCTCACCACGGAGCTCAGTGATCTTGG GCAAGAGATTACTCAAGGTGTTAGAAGCTCCACACGCGCTGTTCGCTCGGCAGAGCAGAGGCTTCGCCGCTTGGCAACCATGTCTCCTCCTCCCTCTTCAG TTTCCTTGCAGGCAATGGTGAGTCCCAAAGCAGAGGCTGACTCAGGTGGACCTGGGGTGGCCAGAGCAGCAAGAAACATGAGAGAGGGCGTTGTCAAGGGTCGTGCTATCATGAAAATGTTCTTCACACTTGCAAGATTCTCAAAGTTTGCTCTTAGCTATATAGGTGGACGTAGATAA